CCCGCTACCCGGCCGCGCTCGTCCAGCTCGGACCGCCTGTGACGGGTCGCGGCCCGGGTCGCGGCGGCGCTACCTCGCCCAGCTCCCGCGCTACCCGGCCGGCGCCGTGATCCCGGCCCTGACGGTGTCCGCCAGGGCGTCTGCCGTGGTGTCCGCGGCGGTGTCCGCCGTACTGTCGGCCGTGGTGTCCGCGACGGCGGGGGCCTGGTGCTCGTCCTCGCAGCTCACCCACCTCGGGCAACTAGCCCTGGCGTATCCGACATGTCTTCTGGCCCGCGTGGTCGACCGCGACCCGCCAGTGCACCCGCCGCACGCGCCGGGATCCCACCCTTCATCCGTCCCACGCGCAGCGCGGGAATCGGACGGCGCACGACCCGGCGCCTTGATCCCCAAAACGAGAATTTCGGCAACGGATCCGAGACACCGCGAGCCGCTGTGCGGGCCGTAGCCGGATCGGCCCTACCCGGCACACCCGGATGGGGGTGATCGGCGTTCAGCGTGGCGTACAGCGTCACGGCTATGCCCCCTCAGCGCGACGTAGCCGCGTCGGAGCGTGGCCGGTGGGGGTTGGGGTGGTGGTGTCGTCCTGGGCGCTCTCAGCCGGTCCCGGCGGCAGCGCCTCGGCGTAGGCGCGGATCCGGGCAAGGTCGTGGGCGTGGGTGGCGTAGACCTCGGCGGCCAGGCCGCGGGCCCGGCCGGGGCGCATCGCGAGGGGCGTGGGTCGGGGTGCGTTCGGGGCGGTGGTGGCCAGGCGCGCGGCGTACTCGGCCTGGTCAGCGGCGGTGAGGATCCGGCCGTGGAGGGCGGGCCCGAGCGAGCTGGTGATCTGCTGGTTGCGGGCGGCGGTGTCGTCGGTGGCGGCTGTGGCGCGGTGGCGGGCTCGTTCGGCGGCGGCGGCCTGGCGGCGGATCTCCGCTTCGGTCTGGCGGACATGGCGGCGGCACGCGGTGCACGGGCACACCGCCGGGCTGTCGGGCAGGACGGTCGGGCTGAGTCGGTGGTTCATCAGGCCGCGGGTGCGGATGACGGCGGGTAGCTCGGCGAGCAGATGGTCGGCGAGGGTGACGGGTTCCCACCCGGGTGTGGCGAGCGCGATGCGCAGAGCGCCGGCGAGCACGGCCCGGTCGGCGGTGCTGACCGGCAGCGTGTCGGCGAGGGTGCCGAGCACCGCGTCGATCTCGTCATCCGCCCCGATTGTTTGATCATAGATGGGAGATCCACTACTACTCGGAACACCGACCATGATCGCGGCCTGGGTGAGCGGCGGGTCCGGCGGTAGTAGTTCTCTGAGGTTCTTATGAGTAGAACCGGACATCGGTGTCCGGTCGTCAGCCTCACGACCGGACACCGATGTCCGGTCGTGGAGGGCGGGAGCGGGGGCTGACGACCGGACATCAGTGTCCGGTCGTGAGGGGCTGGCGGGGGGTGCGTCGACTGGCATTGGCAGCGCCGGCACCGACGGCATCCGGGCCGCGTAGGCGGCCTGGGGGTGCCCACTGCGGCGGTTGTTGTGGCGGCGGGTCATCTCGATCAGACCCCGGATGCGTGCCTCATCGAGGCAGCGCTGGACCTGCCGTTCGCTGACCCCGACCTCGGCCGCGAGCCGGGCGTTCCCCGGCTCCCCGTCCCGGCCCGGCCGGCTCTCGCCCCACTTCATGTGGCGGGCCAGCCGCAACACGACCGCCTTCCCGGTCGGCGTCGACATCTGCGCGTACACGGCGTCCTCCCACCGCGGACGGCTCACCCACTCACCCGCCGGAAGAGACAGGTCGTCGCGGCTCACAGATCCCCACCACCCGACATCGCCGTACCGGCGGTGTGCAGGCCAAGCCGGGATGGTCGGCCTCGGATCGACGACGGCTCATAGACCACCAGGCCCCGGTCGCGCAGAGCACGCAGCCGCCGGCCGGTCTCCTTCGTATCCGGCTCGCCCGCGGCGTCGACGACCCCGGCGGCCACGGCGATGTCAGCCACGTAGACGTCGTCCCACAGCCGCATCGCGGCGGTCACCCGCGCCACCACCGCGGCGAGCACCGCGTGCTCCACCGACGGGATACGCGGACGGACCGCGGCCGCGGCCGCCATCGTGACGCGCAGAGCCGCCATCACGGCCACCGAGTCCCGGGCGAGCGCCGCATGCCACTGATCCGGGCGCAGGTGACCCTTGCGCCGGTTACAGCGGCGGCACAGCAACTGGAAGTTCTCGACCGTGTCCGTGCCACCCAACGCCCGTGGCAGCACATGATCGATCTCCAGCCGTCCCGGATCCGGCGGCAGGTACCCGCACCCCTGGCAGCGCTGCCCGTCGCGGGCCACCAGCACGTCGAGCACCAGCTGACGGGCCGCACGGCGCCGCTCGAAGAAGACGGAGAAAGCCTGCGAACCGCTCACTGCGGGTTCCTCGGCGACCGCCAGCACCGACTGGTCAACCTCAGCGAACTGGTCACGCGGCGCGCTCACCGCACACCACCAGCACGAGCGACATCGGCCGACAGTGGCCGGTCTGCTGCGCGGGGTACGAAGCGTCTGACATGGGCGGTAACACGTCCGAGCCATCTCACCGGCGGACTCGCCGGAACAGCGAACGGCGTGGCAATCTGGTGGGGCACACAAACTCCTGCCGAGGAGAGACGTGGGCAACAAGCGGGGGCACCCGAGCGCCAACTCGGGCCCCGCGCATACGTGATCGAGGGCCGCGCCTGGCAGCGCGGCCCTCGCCATGTCAGCTGGCCATGCGGGTGCCCTCCTGGTCCTCGGTCGTGGGCAGTGCGCGGTCGATGAGGTCCAGCAGGAACGGCAGCCGTCGGCGTCCCACGGCCGTGGCCGCGGCGTCGATCCGGTCCCGAAGCTCGGGGCTCATCAGTAGGAGCACCGAGACGGACCGGGCGTAGCTCCGCTTGGGCGCGTCGGGCTTCAACCCCGCTGGTCGGAACCGTTCGGTCATGCCCCTGTCCTACCGCAACGATCATTGATCGGCTCGTATATACACGCGGCGTGTCGGGCGTGTCGGGCCTGGACATGGCCGTGGCCCGACCCCCGGTGTGATCGGGGATCGGGCCACGGTTGTGGGTGCGGTGGGTGGTCATGCGCCCTTCGTGGGTTCGGGTTCGGGGTGGGACAGTGCGGTGGCGGCGAGTGCTGCGGCCCACAGGCAGGCCACGTGCAGCGCGCTGTCGGCGGCGGCCTGGCCGGGGGTGTAGGGGATGCCGTCGGGGTGGGTGGGGATGGTCATGGCGGCGTAGGCGGGGGATCCGGTGTGGGTCATCAGCCAGCAGACCGGCCAGCGCCGGTCGAACAGGGCGTGGGTGGCGGCGGAGACCGCGAGCCCGGCGGCCAGGCCCCGGCCGGAGACGGGCAGCCGGGTCACGCGCACCGTCACGCCGACCACCGCGGCCAGGACGGCGTGGTACTGGCCGACGTGGCGGCCCAGCGCCGCCCAGCTGGTTGCCTTGCCGGCGGCCTGGGCGTCGGTCTGCCCGAGCAGATGGTCGGCGAGCTCGTGACCAGCCAGCGCGGCGGTGAGCAACGCGGCGAACGTGCCCGCCCTGGCGCTGGTCATCGGGGCAGTCCCAGCGCGGTGAGGACGAGCGTGGTGACGGTGGTGGCGTCGACGTCGACGCTCTGCCACAGGAGCAGCACGGTGCCGGAGTCGACCTGGGTGGGGTCGGCGCCCAGGCCGGCGGCGAGGGTGTCCTCGGCGTCGTAGAGCGCCACCAGCGTCATCGGGTTGTCAGGGAGTTCGTAGGGGTGGGTGCCGGTGGCCAGGCGCAGCGCGCCGATCAGGTCGACCCGGCCGGTCTCGTCCTCGTAGTCCGCGGCGGTCCAGCCGCGTTCGGTGAGGGCGAGCAGAGCGCCGGCGAGCAGCGTGGAGGCCGTGACGGTGATCCGGGTGGCCTGGTAGCGGCCGGCACCGGCGTGCCGGTCCGGTCCGAGGCGGGTGACGGTGCCCGCCTCGATCCCGGCGTCGAGGTGCCGGTAGATCCAGGCCTCGCCGCGGCCCAGCGCGGCCGCGGCCGCCGGCGCGGTCACCCCGGCCGGGGCGTGCAGAGCCAGGGTCAGGACGGTGGTGGCCTGGGCGTCGGTCAGCGCGGCCGCCGGCGTGGGGGTGCTCGTGGTCACCGTGAGCCCTCGGTGCGGCCGTCGGAGGTGCCGCCGTGGCGGGTCAGGCTGCCGTGGGCGACTTGGTCGTGGAGGGCCTGGGCCTGGGTGAGCTGGGTGGCGGATCCGGCGGACAGGGTCCGCCCGCAGGTGCCGCAGGTGTGGGAGTGGTTGGCCATGATGGGTGGTGCGCCTCTCTCCTGGTCAGGGGATGGGGTGGTGGCCCCGGCGCGGCGACAGGCTGTGCAGGCATGTGGCGCCGCGCCGGGGGCGTACTCAGAGCGCGGTGGTGTCCGCCGCGGCCGCCGTGTCGTGCGGCTCGGTGTCGTCGGCGAGCTCGCCCTGCACGAGCGCGTCGGCCTCGTCCAGCAGCGCGTCCACGCCGCTGACCGGGTTGGAGTCGACGAACTCCTCCCAGGGGTCGCTGTCGTCCCGCTTGGCGTCGGCCTGGGTGAGGGCGTCGCGCAGGATCTGCTCGTGGTCGAACGCCAGGCCCTCGCTCAGGGCCTGCGCGGCGGGGGTCCACTGGGCGGCGGCCGCGTCGTCGCCGTGGGTCGGGGGCGGGGTGTAGCCCAGGACGGCCAGGTGGGCGCTGGTGATGTAGTCGCCGCGGGGGTCACGGCCCGGGGTGTCGTAGATCCCGAGGTAGTCGAGGTCGATCTCGGTCAGGTGGACGCCGGTCTCCTCCGCCAGCTCCCGGACGGCCGCGGCGGAGATGCGCTCACCGACCTCGACGTGTCCCCCGGGCAGCGCCCACATCCCGGCGTACGGGGCGTGGGCGCGGCGGATGAGCAGCACGTGCCACACCCCGTCGCGCTGGGCCAGGGCGACGACGTCGGCGGTCAGCCGCACGTCCGCCTCCGTCGCGGTGTTGCTGGCGAGGGCGTCGCGCAGGATCGGCCCGCGTGCCGTCGTGCGGAGGCGGGCCGCGTAGTCGGTGGTGGTGTGGCGGCGGGTGGTGATGGCGGTGCGGGCCTGCTCGGTCAGGGTGCGGGCGAGGGCGTGGAGTCGGTGGCCGGCGCCGGGGGTGGTGACGTAGACGACGTCGACGCGCTCGGTCCAGGACCGGCCGGCGCGGGCGAGGACGGCCGGGTCATCGACGTCGTAGATCGTGGTGCCGTCGCTGTCGAGCGCGAACCAGCCGCCGTGCCCGACCGCCGCCGAGTGCACGCTGGCGGTCGCCTCCGTCGCGGTGGCCGGGCGCAGTGCCCGGATCCGGATCTGCTCGCCGCCCAGGCTGCCCAGGCTGTCGACGCTGTAGAGCCAGCCGTGGCGGGTGCAGGGCACGGTGGACCCGGTGGGCCGGCGCAGGGACCGGACGAGCCGGCCGCCGGAGAGCTCGTCGGCGGCGAACGCGGCGACCGCCGTGGCGCCGAGGCTGAGGGTGATGTCCCGCAGCGTCGTCATGGTGATCATGGGTGGGGGTGTCCTTTCGGGGTGGGTGGTGTGGTGGCTGGTGGTGGGGGTCAGCTGTCGCTGCTGGTCGGGGGGTGGGCGCGGTCGTAGGCGTCGAGGGCGGCCCAGATGCCGACGGCGGGCAGCTCGGCGCCGGGCTGCAGGTCCTCGACGTCCGCGGTGTAGACCTCGGTGGTGATCACACGCAGGGCCGCGGCCGCGTGGATCTGGTCGGCGGCGCCGGGGTCCTGGTCCAGGAGGTCCAGCAGCTCGTACAGCGGCCGCTCGATGGCCTCGCCGGCGCGGACGGTCAGCTCGGCGTCCAGGGCGATGAGCCGGTCGTTGAG
The window above is part of the Parafrankia discariae genome. Proteins encoded here:
- a CDS encoding helix-turn-helix domain-containing protein, whose translation is MSRPRWEDAVYAQMSTPTGKAVVLRLARHMKWGESRPGRDGEPGNARLAAEVGVSERQVQRCLDEARIRGLIEMTRRHNNRRSGHPQAAYAARMPSVPALPMPVDAPPASPSRPDTDVRSSAPAPALHDRTSVSGREADDRTPMSGSTHKNLRELLPPDPPLTQAAIMVGVPSSSGSPIYDQTIGADDEIDAVLGTLADTLPVSTADRAVLAGALRIALATPGWEPVTLADHLLAELPAVIRTRGLMNHRLSPTVLPDSPAVCPCTACRRHVRQTEAEIRRQAAAAERARHRATAATDDTAARNQQITSSLGPALHGRILTAADQAEYAARLATTAPNAPRPTPLAMRPGRARGLAAEVYATHAHDLARIRAYAEALPPGPAESAQDDTTTPTPTGHAPTRLRRAEGA
- a CDS encoding DUF6197 family protein; this encodes MTTSTPTPAAALTDAQATTVLTLALHAPAGVTAPAAAAALGRGEAWIYRHLDAGIEAGTVTRLGPDRHAGAGRYQATRITVTASTLLAGALLALTERGWTAADYEDETGRVDLIGALRLATGTHPYELPDNPMTLVALYDAEDTLAAGLGADPTQVDSGTVLLLWQSVDVDATTVTTLVLTALGLPR
- a CDS encoding NUDIX domain-containing protein, encoding MITMTTLRDITLSLGATAVAAFAADELSGGRLVRSLRRPTGSTVPCTRHGWLYSVDSLGSLGGEQIRIRALRPATATEATASVHSAAVGHGGWFALDSDGTTIYDVDDPAVLARAGRSWTERVDVVYVTTPGAGHRLHALARTLTEQARTAITTRRHTTTDYAARLRTTARGPILRDALASNTATEADVRLTADVVALAQRDGVWHVLLIRRAHAPYAGMWALPGGHVEVGERISAAAVRELAEETGVHLTEIDLDYLGIYDTPGRDPRGDYITSAHLAVLGYTPPPTHGDDAAAAQWTPAAQALSEGLAFDHEQILRDALTQADAKRDDSDPWEEFVDSNPVSGVDALLDEADALVQGELADDTEPHDTAAAADTTAL
- a CDS encoding HNH endonuclease, yielding MSAPRDQFAEVDQSVLAVAEEPAVSGSQAFSVFFERRRAARQLVLDVLVARDGQRCQGCGYLPPDPGRLEIDHVLPRALGGTDTVENFQLLCRRCNRRKGHLRPDQWHAALARDSVAVMAALRVTMAAAAAVRPRIPSVEHAVLAAVVARVTAAMRLWDDVYVADIAVAAGVVDAAGEPDTKETGRRLRALRDRGLVVYEPSSIRGRPSRLGLHTAGTAMSGGGDL